CCCGAGGTCGGCCGGGTCGGCCGCGGTCTCCATCCACGGGCCGAGCGGGCAGAACGTGTCGAAGCCCTTCGCCCGGGTCCACTGCCCGTCGCGGGCCTGCAGGTCGCGCGCGGTCACGTCGTTGGCGCAGGTGTAGCCGAACACGACCTCGGCCGCCCGCTCCCGGGGGACGTCACGGCAGAGCCGCCCGATGATGACCGCCAGCTCGCCTTCGTGGTCGACCTGGTCGGTCAGCTTGACCGGGTAGGCGATCCGGTCGCCGTGTCCGGTGACCGACGTCGACGGCTTGAGGAACAGCACCGGCTCGGCGGGCGGCTCGGCCGATCCCATCTCGCGCGCGTGCGCCGCGTAGTTCTTGCCCACCGCGACGACCTTCGACGGCAGCACCGGGGCGAGCAGCCGCACCTCGGCCAGCGGGTAGCGGTTGCCGGTGAGCCGGACGCCCGCCGGGTCGATGCCGAACGGGTGGCCGTACAGCTCCTCGACCGTTTGCGGTCCCCCGGACTCGCCCTCAACGACACCGTAGGCAACACCGTCGCCCTTGGCGAACCTTGCGATACGCACAATTACTCCTCACTCGCCGCCGGGCGCTGGAGTCCCCTGTCTGCTCCCTCGTCGCTCAGTCGCTTCGCTCCCTCGCTCCTCAGTCCGCTGACAGGGGCGCGCCCTTTGGCTCGCGAGGGGCTTACTGCTGGTACCCCTCCACCTCGGCTGCCGGGCGCACCGCGGCGCCGTCCGGGCTCTCGCCGAACTCCTGCTTCGCCCGACGCTGGCGGAGCAGGTCCCAGCACTGATCAAGCGCCTCTTCAGCAGAACGAAGACGCGCCTTCTCCTGTTCCGAGCTCAGCGTGCCGTCGGCG
This window of the Mycobacteriales bacterium genome carries:
- a CDS encoding fumarylacetoacetate hydrolase family protein, with protein sequence MRIARFAKGDGVAYGVVEGESGGPQTVEELYGHPFGIDPAGVRLTGNRYPLAEVRLLAPVLPSKVVAVGKNYAAHAREMGSAEPPAEPVLFLKPSTSVTGHGDRIAYPVKLTDQVDHEGELAVIIGRLCRDVPRERAAEVVFGYTCANDVTARDLQARDGQWTRAKGFDTFCPLGPWMETAADPADLG
- a CDS encoding DUF2630 family protein gives rise to the protein MDEKEIMTRISGLIQTEHELRAQLADGTLSSEQEKARLRSAEEALDQCWDLLRQRRAKQEFGESPDGAAVRPAAEVEGYQQ